From the genome of Calliopsis andreniformis isolate RMS-2024a unplaced genomic scaffold, iyCalAndr_principal scaffold0022, whole genome shotgun sequence, one region includes:
- the LOC143186724 gene encoding protein FAM135A isoform X1 has translation MSDLQATLEFSLELCKFYNVDLFQRGYYQIRTALRVSPKIPVKVEVNQLRNQSLEAPGTSKRFQILYKNEEVTLGTSVLFRAHVLVHSHKIEEVLSRTHFNLGVELWFSEPTQPGNMACVSSRALQLNFAPTKGLHYHLPVLFDYFHLAAVSITIHACLVALHQPYIKKSILHYVQSCAPRGGKPWLQFKQSAANGDNNVALGNIETTTRCVGSATRIQHAKLVQQEVIRLLLAARESLLNDLADLARLLPSCQQRALELAQNTHKEITKLQMMDTEETDIAQLCAQNIVLWQHFLEAFSGRDAVHQHLARIHHQLRVKRFAEGFFVLENPRTSAWGCYDANYQSYQAVSEAARRSRYLASLPPLPVHCPELDGDLHSLPLIFEDQYVDMKQRHRNSVPGIDDCSCGIAAILESRSMGIWSPKSEGAAQDIGSVQGRLTLTPSTLPARHSKSLDQLGPEIAPVQPRTSPKTLPRSVSTQLFPRQRGSRNATPPATVPSRGRHRSTAPSSSTLFPPSGQQACSAPNPSLGSTPVVPLPRAKSTQILVLNRQQQVDPQTSITSLLAAMLPELAPGGQLPGYRTSNKSCEQTLTVPTCVGMVDHGQMTDCWSEHKATNVGGDLNYHSLDTRRIRLEPRSHRLAARQPLSTNDQNSFLPSKSSVNGDTFSQEQQPLHTATLDRVTYRGNSRKQAHQVDGKYSQMNGLENRRYHTIGKTGSGQRNREIQESMNGGGLPSSHSSMPDPPYKRSNYTTTTDSFFYRTNGTSGRTHAEPERPRRPKSTERLVDEVDRKYCDLRRERPRRREERPPAKSPRNGVAPCYGEDRHRRPQSEDKMQELANEMFYKVMNAMSEPKREHRVERRKERHGRRPHSAPVLDIDHPPEEGRKCGHRHRKPAPPPPDYQDPAVAPLPKYRHPPPAPTTSVLEVENNNKIILKVEPVKSPIDPPTTNGTTPSDTSSTAAPPPNTKRLRCASVPVAQNKVVVPRSAVSLPCMPIRDSKDSLSNNLPVIPNPLSPPSSRPSSPTTSSSSSNLTSECSGWVSSGDTSSSEQRRNAKLSSEQLRQKLSKIVPKKERPPTKETVEEHSYEEVRLPPPKMFQDEPPPPEEFRDPPAIIDNPLYHVYETVKPVRSPKQTKTAPCSPQKSRERERDRERENMYGARDICLDCYQEGKELLQSTQDDSINFKKCKEEFKRQMSFSGKIYRERKDAQLRFHKRAHSFGYGDLLTPSSVKPLRSNVPLSDYPTLASTMPYFHISNEYRLFSPEGAHLIICVHGLDGNPADLRLVKTYLELSLPGAHLDFLMSERNQGDTFSDFETMTDRLVGEILHHIETSGLNPTKVSFIGHSLGTIIIRSALTRPQLRPLLPRLHTFLSLSGPHLGTLYNTSGLVNAGMWFMQKLKKSGSLLQLAMKDSPDVRRSFMFRLSQKSNLEKFKHVLLCGSAQDRYVPLHSARIELCKAAVRDSSDQGAAYREMVHNILYPVMSSSAVSLVRYDVHHALPATANALIGRAAHIAVLDSELFIEKFLLVAGLKYFR, from the exons ATGAGCGATCTACAGGCCACTCTCGAGTTCTCCCTCGAGCTTTGCAAGTTCTACAATGTCGACCTGTTCCAGCGCGG GTATTACCAGATACGAACCGCCCTCAGAGTGTCGCCGAAAATACCTGTCAAGGTGGAGGTTAACCAGCTGCGGAACC AGTCGTTGGAGGCGCCTGGGACGAGCAAGCGCTTTCAGATCCTCTACAAAAACGAGGAGGTGACGCTCGGCACTTCCGTCCTATTCCGGGCGCACGTGCTCGTGCACAGCCACAAGATCGAGGAGGTGCTCTCCCGCACCCACTTCAATCTCGGCGTCGAGCTATGGTTCAGCGAGCCGACGCAGCCTGGGAACATGGCCTGCGTGTCGTCTAG GGCGCTGCAGTTGAACTTCGCGCCCACGAAGGGACTTCACTATCACCTGCCAGTGCTTTTCGACTACTTTCATCTCGCCGCGGTGTCCATCACCATCCACGCCTGTCTCGTGGCTCTCCATCAGCCCTATATCAA GAAAAGCATTCTTCATTATGTGCAGAGCTG CGCCCCACGCGGAGGGAAGCCATGGCTGCAGTTCAAGCAGTCAGCTGCGAACGGCGACAACAATGTCGCGCTGGGGAATATC GAGACGACTACCAGGTGCGTCGGATCAGCCACGAGGATACAGCACGCGAAACTGGTCCAGCAGGAAGTAATCAGGTTACTCCTGGCCGCGAGGGAATCTTTGCTCAACGACTTGGCCGACCTGGCTCGGCTTCTCCCTTCTTGCCAGCAAAGGGCACTGGAGCTTGCTCAGAACACGCACAAAGAAATCACCAAG TTGCAGATGATGGACACGGAGGAAACCGATATCGCTCAACTCTGCGCACAAAATATTGTTCTTTGGCAACATTTCCTGGAAGCATTCTCTGGGCGTGACGCTGTTCATCAACATCTCGCGAGGATCCATCATCAACTGAGG GTAAAACGTTTCGCAGAAGGTTTCTTCGTGCTAGAGAATCCTAGGACGTCAGCGTGGGGTTGCTACGACGCGAACTATCAGTCTTATCAGGCAGTGAGCGAGGCAGCTCGAAGATCGAGGTACCTCGCCTCGTTACCTCCCTTGCCAGTCCACTGTCCAGAACTGGACGGAGATCTGCACTCTCTTCCATTGATCTTCGAGGATCAGTACGTGGACATGAAGCAGAGGCACAGAAACAGCG TTCCCGGCATAGACGACTGCAGTTGCGGTATCGCAGCGATCCTGGAGTCCAGGTCCATGGGGATCTGGTCCCCCAAGAGCGAGGGCGCGGCTCAGGACATAGGCTCAGTCCAGGGCCGCCTGACCCTGACCCCGTCGACGCTCCCAGCGAGGCACAGCAAGTCCCTGGACCAACTGGGCCCAGAGATCGCACCAGTGCAGCCGAGGACCTCGCCAAAGACGCTCCCTCGATCCGTGTCGACTCAGCTGTTCCCGAGGCAAAGAGGTTCGCGGAACGCCACTCCCCCAGCGACAGTTCCTTCGAGAGGAAGGCACAGGTCGACAGCGCCGTCCAGTAGCACACTCTTCCCTCCTTCGGGCCAGCAGGCCTGCTCCGCGCCGAATCCATCCCTTGGGTCGACACCTGTGGTCCCACTGCCGCGCGCTAAGTCGACCCAGATTCTGGTGCTGAATCGACAGCAGCAGGTCGATCCTCAGACGTCGATCACCTCGCTGCTGGCTGCGATGCTGCCTGAGCTTGCTCCTGGGGGCCAACTGCCTGGTTACAGGACCTCGAACAAGTCCTGCGAGCAGACACTCACGGTGCCCACGTGTGTGGGGATGGTGGACCATGGGCAGATGACGGACTGCTGGAGCGAGCATAAGGCTACCAATGTGGGGGGAGATTTGA ACTACCACTCGCTGGACACAAGAAGAATCCGCCTGGAGCCTCGCAGCCACCGTCTAGCGGCCCGCCAGCCTCTCTCGACCAACGACCAGAACAGCTTCCTGCCCAGCAAGTCCAGCGTCAACGGGGACACTTTTTCCCAAGAGCAACAGCCCTTGCACACAGCGACCCTAGACAGGGTGACCTACCGAGGCAACTCCAGGAAACAGGCACACCAGGTCGATGGCAAGTACAGCCAGATGAATGGATTAGAGAACCGCAGGTACCACACGATCGGGAAGACTGGTTCAGGCCAACGGAACCGTGAGATCCAGGAATCGATGAACGGCGGTGGGCTGCCCAGTAGTCACTCGTCGATGCCTGACCCTCCATACAAGAGATCGAATTACACCACGACCACCGATTCGTTCTTCTACCGCACGAATGGAACCAGTGGTAGGACCCACGCTGAACCTGAAAGACCCAGGCGACCGAAGAGCACGGAGAGGCTGGTCGACGAGGTGGATCGCAAGTACTGTGACCTTCGAAGGGAGAGGCCTAGGAGGAGGGAGGAGAGACCTCCAGCCAAGTCTCCGCGAAACGGTGTGGCGCCTTGCTACGGCGAGGACAGGCACAGGCGGCCGCAGAGCGAGGACAAGATGCAGGAGCTGGCTAACGAGATGTTCTACAAAGTGATGAACGCCATGTCCGAGCCCAAGAGGGAGCACAGGGTGGAGAGGAGGAAGGAGAGGCACGGAAGGAGGCCACATTCCGCGCCAGTCTTGGATATCGACCATCCACCCGAAGAGGGCAGGAAGTGCGGCCACAGGCACAGGAAGCCTGCTCCACCGCCTCCTGATTACCAGGACCCTGCAGTGGCGCCTCTGCCCAAGTACCGGCATCCGCCTCCTGCGCCCACGACGAGTGTCTTGGAGGTGGAGAATAATAATAAGATtattctgaag GTGGAGCCCGTCAAGTCCCCCATAGATCCGCCGACGACGAACGGCACCACGCCGTCCGACACCTCGAGCACCGCGGCGCCGCCGCCGAACACGAAAAGACTGAGATGCGCCAGCGTGCCCGTGGCGCAGAACAAGGTGGTGGTGCCGCGCAGCGCGGTGTCCTTGCCTTGCATGCCGATCCGCGACAGCAAGGACAGCCTTAGCAACAATCTTCCCGTCATTCCGAACCCGCTCAGCCCGCCGTCCAGCAGGCCCAGCAGCCCGACCACCAGCTCCAGCTCGAGCAACCTCACGTCCGAGTGCTCGGGCTGGGTCAGCAGCGGGGACACGTCCAGCTCGGAGCAGCGTCGAAACGCGAAGCTCTCGAGCGAGCAGCTGCGACAGAAGCTCTCGAAGATCGTGCCCAAGAAGGAACGACCACCTACGAAGGAGACTGTCGAGGAGCACTCGTACGAGGAGGTTCGTCTGCCGCCACCGAAGATGTTCCAGGATGAGCCTCCGCCGCCAGAGGAGTTCCGTGACCCCCCAGCGATCATCGACAACCCTTTGTACCACGTGTACGAAACGGTGAAGCCAGTGAGGAGCCCCAAGCAGACGAAAACCGCGCCTTGTAGTCCTCAGAAGtctagggagagggagagggacagGGAGAGAGAGAATATGTATGGTGCTAGGGATATTTGTTTGGACTGCTACCAAGAGGGAAAGGAACTGCTGCAGTCTACTCAAGACGATTCTATTAATTTCAAGAAGTGCAAGGAGGAGTTCAAGCGGCAGATGAGCTTCTCTGGGAAGATCTACAG AGAACGCAAGGATGCACAGTTGCGTTTCCATAAACGTGCCCATTCCTTTGGATACGGTGACCTCCTGACCCCGTCGTCGGTAAAACCTCTAAGATCGAATGTGCCTCTTAGTGATTATCCGACCCTGGCCTCGACCATGCCCTACTTCCACATCAGCAACGAGTATCGGCTCTTCTCACCGGAAGGCGCCCATTTGATCATCTGCGTCCATGGTCTCGATGGCAACCCTGCTGATCTGCGTCTTGTCAAGACTTACTTGGAACTCAGTCTTCCTGGAGCGCACCTAGATTTTTTAATGTCTGAGAGGAACCAG GGTGACACATTCTCAGACTTCGAAACGATGACAGACCGACTAGTAGGCGAGattctgcaccatatcgaaacctcaggcctcaatccgacGAAAGTGAGCTTCATTGGACATTCTCTAGGGACCATCATCATTCGAAGCGCTCTGACGCGGCCTCAGTTGCGACCACTTCTTCCACGTTTACACACTTTTCTCAGCCTGAGTGGTCCGCACTTGGGTACACTGTACAACACAAGCGGATTGGTTAACGCAG GAATGTGGTTCATGCAGAAGCTGAAGAAATCTGGGTCCTTGCTTCAGCTGGCTATGAAAGACTCGCCGGATGTTAGGCGGTCCTTCATGTTCCGCCTCAGCCAGAAGAGCAATCTCGAGAAGTTCAAACACGTTCTTCTCTGCGGTAGCGCGCAGGATCGATACGTGCCGCTTCATTCCGCTCGCATAGAACTCTGCAAAGCTGCTGTACGAGATTCGAGTGATCAAG GCGCAGCGTATCGCGAAATGGTGCACAACATCCTGTACCCAGTGATGTCGAGCTCGGCGGTGAGCCTGGTCAGATACGACGTGCATCATGCCTTACCAGCGACAGCGAACGCCCTGATTGGTCGGGCCGCGCACATCGCCGTCCTCGATTCCGAGCTTTTCATCGAGAAGTTCCTGCTGGTGGCGGGCCTGAAGTACTTCAGATAA
- the LOC143186724 gene encoding protein FAM135A isoform X4, which produces MSDLQATLEFSLELCKFYNVDLFQRGYYQIRTALRVSPKIPVKVEVNQLRNQSLEAPGTSKRFQILYKNEEVTLGTSVLFRAHVLVHSHKIEEVLSRTHFNLGVELWFSEPTQPGNMACVSSRALQLNFAPTKGLHYHLPVLFDYFHLAAVSITIHACLVALHQPYIKKSILHYVQSCAPRGGKPWLQFKQSAANGDNNVALGNIETTTRCVGSATRIQHAKLVQQEVIRLLLAARESLLNDLADLARLLPSCQQRALELAQNTHKEITKMMDTEETDIAQLCAQNIVLWQHFLEAFSGRDAVHQHLARIHHQLRVKRFAEGFFVLENPRTSAWGCYDANYQSYQAVSEAARRSRYLASLPPLPVHCPELDGDLHSLPLIFEDQYVDMKQRHRNSVPGIDDCSCGIAAILESRSMGIWSPKSEGAAQDIGSVQGRLTLTPSTLPARHSKSLDQLGPEIAPVQPRTSPKTLPRSVSTQLFPRQRGSRNATPPATVPSRGRHRSTAPSSSTLFPPSGQQACSAPNPSLGSTPVVPLPRAKSTQILVLNRQQQVDPQTSITSLLAAMLPELAPGGQLPGYRTSNKSCEQTLTVPTCVGMVDHGQMTDCWSEHKATNVGGDLNYHSLDTRRIRLEPRSHRLAARQPLSTNDQNSFLPSKSSVNGDTFSQEQQPLHTATLDRVTYRGNSRKQAHQVDGKYSQMNGLENRRYHTIGKTGSGQRNREIQESMNGGGLPSSHSSMPDPPYKRSNYTTTTDSFFYRTNGTSGRTHAEPERPRRPKSTERLVDEVDRKYCDLRRERPRRREERPPAKSPRNGVAPCYGEDRHRRPQSEDKMQELANEMFYKVMNAMSEPKREHRVERRKERHGRRPHSAPVLDIDHPPEEGRKCGHRHRKPAPPPPDYQDPAVAPLPKYRHPPPAPTTSVLEVENNNKIILKVEPVKSPIDPPTTNGTTPSDTSSTAAPPPNTKRLRCASVPVAQNKVVVPRSAVSLPCMPIRDSKDSLSNNLPVIPNPLSPPSSRPSSPTTSSSSSNLTSECSGWVSSGDTSSSEQRRNAKLSSEQLRQKLSKIVPKKERPPTKETVEEHSYEEVRLPPPKMFQDEPPPPEEFRDPPAIIDNPLYHVYETVKPVRSPKQTKTAPCSPQKSRERERDRERENMYGARDICLDCYQEGKELLQSTQDDSINFKKCKEEFKRQMSFSGKIYSDYPTLASTMPYFHISNEYRLFSPEGAHLIICVHGLDGNPADLRLVKTYLELSLPGAHLDFLMSERNQGDTFSDFETMTDRLVGEILHHIETSGLNPTKVSFIGHSLGTIIIRSALTRPQLRPLLPRLHTFLSLSGPHLGTLYNTSGLVNAGMWFMQKLKKSGSLLQLAMKDSPDVRRSFMFRLSQKSNLEKFKHVLLCGSAQDRYVPLHSARIELCKAAVRDSSDQGAAYREMVHNILYPVMSSSAVSLVRYDVHHALPATANALIGRAAHIAVLDSELFIEKFLLVAGLKYFR; this is translated from the exons ATGAGCGATCTACAGGCCACTCTCGAGTTCTCCCTCGAGCTTTGCAAGTTCTACAATGTCGACCTGTTCCAGCGCGG GTATTACCAGATACGAACCGCCCTCAGAGTGTCGCCGAAAATACCTGTCAAGGTGGAGGTTAACCAGCTGCGGAACC AGTCGTTGGAGGCGCCTGGGACGAGCAAGCGCTTTCAGATCCTCTACAAAAACGAGGAGGTGACGCTCGGCACTTCCGTCCTATTCCGGGCGCACGTGCTCGTGCACAGCCACAAGATCGAGGAGGTGCTCTCCCGCACCCACTTCAATCTCGGCGTCGAGCTATGGTTCAGCGAGCCGACGCAGCCTGGGAACATGGCCTGCGTGTCGTCTAG GGCGCTGCAGTTGAACTTCGCGCCCACGAAGGGACTTCACTATCACCTGCCAGTGCTTTTCGACTACTTTCATCTCGCCGCGGTGTCCATCACCATCCACGCCTGTCTCGTGGCTCTCCATCAGCCCTATATCAA GAAAAGCATTCTTCATTATGTGCAGAGCTG CGCCCCACGCGGAGGGAAGCCATGGCTGCAGTTCAAGCAGTCAGCTGCGAACGGCGACAACAATGTCGCGCTGGGGAATATC GAGACGACTACCAGGTGCGTCGGATCAGCCACGAGGATACAGCACGCGAAACTGGTCCAGCAGGAAGTAATCAGGTTACTCCTGGCCGCGAGGGAATCTTTGCTCAACGACTTGGCCGACCTGGCTCGGCTTCTCCCTTCTTGCCAGCAAAGGGCACTGGAGCTTGCTCAGAACACGCACAAAGAAATCACCAAG ATGATGGACACGGAGGAAACCGATATCGCTCAACTCTGCGCACAAAATATTGTTCTTTGGCAACATTTCCTGGAAGCATTCTCTGGGCGTGACGCTGTTCATCAACATCTCGCGAGGATCCATCATCAACTGAGG GTAAAACGTTTCGCAGAAGGTTTCTTCGTGCTAGAGAATCCTAGGACGTCAGCGTGGGGTTGCTACGACGCGAACTATCAGTCTTATCAGGCAGTGAGCGAGGCAGCTCGAAGATCGAGGTACCTCGCCTCGTTACCTCCCTTGCCAGTCCACTGTCCAGAACTGGACGGAGATCTGCACTCTCTTCCATTGATCTTCGAGGATCAGTACGTGGACATGAAGCAGAGGCACAGAAACAGCG TTCCCGGCATAGACGACTGCAGTTGCGGTATCGCAGCGATCCTGGAGTCCAGGTCCATGGGGATCTGGTCCCCCAAGAGCGAGGGCGCGGCTCAGGACATAGGCTCAGTCCAGGGCCGCCTGACCCTGACCCCGTCGACGCTCCCAGCGAGGCACAGCAAGTCCCTGGACCAACTGGGCCCAGAGATCGCACCAGTGCAGCCGAGGACCTCGCCAAAGACGCTCCCTCGATCCGTGTCGACTCAGCTGTTCCCGAGGCAAAGAGGTTCGCGGAACGCCACTCCCCCAGCGACAGTTCCTTCGAGAGGAAGGCACAGGTCGACAGCGCCGTCCAGTAGCACACTCTTCCCTCCTTCGGGCCAGCAGGCCTGCTCCGCGCCGAATCCATCCCTTGGGTCGACACCTGTGGTCCCACTGCCGCGCGCTAAGTCGACCCAGATTCTGGTGCTGAATCGACAGCAGCAGGTCGATCCTCAGACGTCGATCACCTCGCTGCTGGCTGCGATGCTGCCTGAGCTTGCTCCTGGGGGCCAACTGCCTGGTTACAGGACCTCGAACAAGTCCTGCGAGCAGACACTCACGGTGCCCACGTGTGTGGGGATGGTGGACCATGGGCAGATGACGGACTGCTGGAGCGAGCATAAGGCTACCAATGTGGGGGGAGATTTGA ACTACCACTCGCTGGACACAAGAAGAATCCGCCTGGAGCCTCGCAGCCACCGTCTAGCGGCCCGCCAGCCTCTCTCGACCAACGACCAGAACAGCTTCCTGCCCAGCAAGTCCAGCGTCAACGGGGACACTTTTTCCCAAGAGCAACAGCCCTTGCACACAGCGACCCTAGACAGGGTGACCTACCGAGGCAACTCCAGGAAACAGGCACACCAGGTCGATGGCAAGTACAGCCAGATGAATGGATTAGAGAACCGCAGGTACCACACGATCGGGAAGACTGGTTCAGGCCAACGGAACCGTGAGATCCAGGAATCGATGAACGGCGGTGGGCTGCCCAGTAGTCACTCGTCGATGCCTGACCCTCCATACAAGAGATCGAATTACACCACGACCACCGATTCGTTCTTCTACCGCACGAATGGAACCAGTGGTAGGACCCACGCTGAACCTGAAAGACCCAGGCGACCGAAGAGCACGGAGAGGCTGGTCGACGAGGTGGATCGCAAGTACTGTGACCTTCGAAGGGAGAGGCCTAGGAGGAGGGAGGAGAGACCTCCAGCCAAGTCTCCGCGAAACGGTGTGGCGCCTTGCTACGGCGAGGACAGGCACAGGCGGCCGCAGAGCGAGGACAAGATGCAGGAGCTGGCTAACGAGATGTTCTACAAAGTGATGAACGCCATGTCCGAGCCCAAGAGGGAGCACAGGGTGGAGAGGAGGAAGGAGAGGCACGGAAGGAGGCCACATTCCGCGCCAGTCTTGGATATCGACCATCCACCCGAAGAGGGCAGGAAGTGCGGCCACAGGCACAGGAAGCCTGCTCCACCGCCTCCTGATTACCAGGACCCTGCAGTGGCGCCTCTGCCCAAGTACCGGCATCCGCCTCCTGCGCCCACGACGAGTGTCTTGGAGGTGGAGAATAATAATAAGATtattctgaag GTGGAGCCCGTCAAGTCCCCCATAGATCCGCCGACGACGAACGGCACCACGCCGTCCGACACCTCGAGCACCGCGGCGCCGCCGCCGAACACGAAAAGACTGAGATGCGCCAGCGTGCCCGTGGCGCAGAACAAGGTGGTGGTGCCGCGCAGCGCGGTGTCCTTGCCTTGCATGCCGATCCGCGACAGCAAGGACAGCCTTAGCAACAATCTTCCCGTCATTCCGAACCCGCTCAGCCCGCCGTCCAGCAGGCCCAGCAGCCCGACCACCAGCTCCAGCTCGAGCAACCTCACGTCCGAGTGCTCGGGCTGGGTCAGCAGCGGGGACACGTCCAGCTCGGAGCAGCGTCGAAACGCGAAGCTCTCGAGCGAGCAGCTGCGACAGAAGCTCTCGAAGATCGTGCCCAAGAAGGAACGACCACCTACGAAGGAGACTGTCGAGGAGCACTCGTACGAGGAGGTTCGTCTGCCGCCACCGAAGATGTTCCAGGATGAGCCTCCGCCGCCAGAGGAGTTCCGTGACCCCCCAGCGATCATCGACAACCCTTTGTACCACGTGTACGAAACGGTGAAGCCAGTGAGGAGCCCCAAGCAGACGAAAACCGCGCCTTGTAGTCCTCAGAAGtctagggagagggagagggacagGGAGAGAGAGAATATGTATGGTGCTAGGGATATTTGTTTGGACTGCTACCAAGAGGGAAAGGAACTGCTGCAGTCTACTCAAGACGATTCTATTAATTTCAAGAAGTGCAAGGAGGAGTTCAAGCGGCAGATGAGCTTCTCTGGGAAGATCTACAG TGATTATCCGACCCTGGCCTCGACCATGCCCTACTTCCACATCAGCAACGAGTATCGGCTCTTCTCACCGGAAGGCGCCCATTTGATCATCTGCGTCCATGGTCTCGATGGCAACCCTGCTGATCTGCGTCTTGTCAAGACTTACTTGGAACTCAGTCTTCCTGGAGCGCACCTAGATTTTTTAATGTCTGAGAGGAACCAG GGTGACACATTCTCAGACTTCGAAACGATGACAGACCGACTAGTAGGCGAGattctgcaccatatcgaaacctcaggcctcaatccgacGAAAGTGAGCTTCATTGGACATTCTCTAGGGACCATCATCATTCGAAGCGCTCTGACGCGGCCTCAGTTGCGACCACTTCTTCCACGTTTACACACTTTTCTCAGCCTGAGTGGTCCGCACTTGGGTACACTGTACAACACAAGCGGATTGGTTAACGCAG GAATGTGGTTCATGCAGAAGCTGAAGAAATCTGGGTCCTTGCTTCAGCTGGCTATGAAAGACTCGCCGGATGTTAGGCGGTCCTTCATGTTCCGCCTCAGCCAGAAGAGCAATCTCGAGAAGTTCAAACACGTTCTTCTCTGCGGTAGCGCGCAGGATCGATACGTGCCGCTTCATTCCGCTCGCATAGAACTCTGCAAAGCTGCTGTACGAGATTCGAGTGATCAAG GCGCAGCGTATCGCGAAATGGTGCACAACATCCTGTACCCAGTGATGTCGAGCTCGGCGGTGAGCCTGGTCAGATACGACGTGCATCATGCCTTACCAGCGACAGCGAACGCCCTGATTGGTCGGGCCGCGCACATCGCCGTCCTCGATTCCGAGCTTTTCATCGAGAAGTTCCTGCTGGTGGCGGGCCTGAAGTACTTCAGATAA